Genomic DNA from Rutidosis leptorrhynchoides isolate AG116_Rl617_1_P2 unplaced genomic scaffold, CSIRO_AGI_Rlap_v1 contig241, whole genome shotgun sequence:
CGCCGCTCTAGTCAAGTAATTTCCTTTCAATTTTGTCCAAATTTAGTTTTTTCTTCGTATATTAGAGTAGGAAGGCTTGAAATTTGACGTCTTAGGTTTTGGTTAGGTGCTAATTTCCTTTTGTGTGGTGAAGTTGAATCTTGAGCTGCTTGTATTGATTGTGCTCATTAAATTTGCAGAACTCCTTATACTCAAGAACAAGTTAATATAGGATCGGGGCCACCGGGCTCTAAAGTGAGGTGGTTTCGTTCTTCAAGCAATGAGCCCAGGTTTATTAACACGGTTACATTTAACAGCAAGGAAGATTCTCCTACTTTGGTAATGGTTCATGGATATGCTGCCTCTCAAGGTTTCTTTTTCCGGAATTTCGATGCTCTTGCCAGTCGTTTTAGGGTCATTGCAATAGATCAGCTAGGGTAAGCTCGTATCCTATGTTCTGTATTGTCACACGATTAATTGGCTGTTTTTCTGCATTTCTAATTTTCCATTTTTATCCTTTTTTGCAGTTGGGGTGGATCTAGCAGACCTGATTTTACGTGCAAAAGCACTGAAGGTTAGTTTTTTTTGTGCAAGGATAGGCTTTGATGTCGCTGTTATGCTGCTTATATAGCGTAAGATAATTTACTGATTATGCAGAGACTGAGGCATGGTTCATTGATTCCTTTGAGGAATGGAGAAAAGCAAAAAACCTCACCAATTTTATATTGCTCGGGCATTCTTTTGGAGGCTATGTCGCAGCCAAATATGCTCTTAAGGTGATTGCTTGCCAATTGCCATTTCGACATGATCTAATATTAAGAGGAATATCATACGAATAGTTGTCTGATGCCAGTTATATTAATGTTATAGCACCCAGAGCATGTCCGGCACTTGGTTTTAGTGGGATCTGCTGGATTTACAAATGAAACAGATCCCAAAAATGAGTGGATTAACCGTTTCCGAAGAACATGGAAAGGTGCAGTTATGAGCCATTTGTGGGAGTCAAATTTTACTCCCCAGAAGATTATCAGGTACATTTAGTTTATTCTGTTTCTTTCTTTATATTTCTTTGTATTGAAAAATGTTTTCTGAATGCTTGGAAAAGCATAGGGTCATTGTCTCCATTCAAGACCTTATAATAGTGAGAACGTCATGGTTTTCCTTGCTCATTTGAGGTTTTATGTTGCAAGTACATTAGCACATATCCAAAAGAAATCTCCTTGTATTTTTGAATGTGTATGCATTACTTTGAAGTACCTAAAAGTTTATGCTTCaacttttctttaaagcattagtcCCTCTTTCTCCATGTATAGTTTAGCAGTTTGGTTCACTTATATTTATTTTGTTCATAGTCAGCTGAGTGGTTCAATTTGTCCTGTATTAGGTGTTATTCTACGATCCAAAGATTTTGTTCTCTGGTTTTGTTTACATCATGCCTTTTTGCCTGAGTTCTTGTTGAGCGTCAATTTGTCTCGGAATTAGAATACCTGTTTTGCTCTTGTTATTCATTCAGGCTAGGTAGCAAGGTCTTCTGTTTATTCATCAAGTTTCTTCAGTTTCATGCAGAATCACTGGTGTCGTGTGTTACTCTACATAGTAAATACTATTGCTCATTCATTGGTTCTCGGGTTAAATTTTTTGTGCAGAGGCCTAGGTCCCTGGGGTCCAAACTTAGTACGCACATATACATCTGCTAGATTTGGTGTTCGCTCACATGGAACCACTTTGAATGAAGATGAGGCCAAAATGCTGACAGGTAGTGAAGAATTTCCATTGTTAGTTTATTGCTAATGAGATTCATGATCACTGATGGGTGCTTTTCCCAATTGCAGATTATATATACCATACTCTAGCAGCCAAGGCCAGTGGAGAGCTATGCTTGAAATATATTTTTTCATTTGGAGCATTTGCTCGTAGTCCCCTTCTGCAAAGGTTTGATGTTCTAACATATTTAAATTACAGTAAATAAATTTGTGAAATGCATAATTGCCTCTTGGTGAGTTATCTGGGGCTAATGTACTGTAGTTCAATAGACAAATGACAATGGAAAACCTCGAATAGAACATTCTCGGGTCAAAAAAAGGATTACTGGTTGCTTAGTTTTGTATTTTCCCATTAGATCTAAGTCCTAAATTGTATATGACCACTGTAATCCGGTTGATTCAAAGTTGTGATCATGATCCATGGTGTATAGCATGTACTCTAGAAATCATGTCCTTGAGTTCTATAGTATAACAGGAGCGTAACAGCTTTTATTATGTGAACAGAGCATCAGAATGGAAAGTTCCAACCACGTTTATATATGGCACAACAGATTGGATGGACTATGAAGGGGCTGTAGAAGCTCGTAAAAGCATGAATGTCCCATGTGAAGTCATCCGAGTTCCTCAGGTATCTATCCTCTCCAGCTCTTTCTTCTAAATGAAAAGGtttacatgtatgtatgtatgtatgatggACGATCTTGATAATACTTGTATATTTGTAATCTTCAGGGTGGACATTTTGTGTTTATCGACAACCCAGATGGGTTCCATTCAGCCGTAATCTATGCCTGCCGGAAGTTCTTATCTCCGGAACCAGATAATCAGCCTGTTCCTGAAGGTCTGATGTTAGTCTAGCACAAtcttatgttatgtgtagtaattGTACACTAGCCCTTTCGTTTTCTATTACATTCTTTATATTTTCCCCCTTTTAAATTTGTTTTACAGTTAAAACATCTATAGCAAACACTATAACATGTAATTGTAACTTCTGTTCTCGTTTGTTTGAAGGTATAAATAAGAATGAGTGATATATAATCTTCAGTTTGAAAATGCTTACACTTTTACCAGTTTACTCTTTAAAAGGTAACCGCATTTTGCTTGCCGAGCATCATTGAGCTGTTAAAATTTCATTTTAACTGGTTAAAATGCCTGAAAGCTTTAACCAGAGCAGTAAAAATCTAGTAaaaaatgctttacatacactttctTGTTGTTCAATTCAACTGGTAGGTCATTTTGTAGGTTAAAAGCTGACGACAACACATGACTGAAATGAATTTTCACCAGGTCTATTGTCATGAACAAAGTTAATGTGTTCTATCTCTAGCAAGCAAAATTTCTAAAGAGTACTACTCATTAGGCATTTAATTTCCCTATGGTTACGCAAAAACTTTATGACCCTATGTTTTCATTTGTTACGTATCTTCCAATTTAAAGCTGAGAATGGTTGTAGCATGCACCAATGGGCCTTCCCAATAATACAAGAGAGTTTCGTGCCAACACATTGAAAGCCAATGGGGACCACAGTTATCGGTGACGTGGCATGGACCCGACACAGATATTTCCGAGGTAAAAATGGTTTCCCGCATTCTGACTATATCAGTGAGATTGGAAGGCGCAGTTTCATGTTTCCAATGGAAAACGCCTTCTGTTT
This window encodes:
- the LOC139882196 gene encoding 1-acylglycerol-3-phosphate O-acyltransferase — translated: MWPSALRWIPTSVDHIISSEKRLLAALVKTPYTQEQVNIGSGPPGSKVRWFRSSSNEPRFINTVTFNSKEDSPTLVMVHGYAASQGFFFRNFDALASRFRVIAIDQLGWGGSSRPDFTCKSTEETEAWFIDSFEEWRKAKNLTNFILLGHSFGGYVAAKYALKHPEHVRHLVLVGSAGFTNETDPKNEWINRFRRTWKGAVMSHLWESNFTPQKIIRGLGPWGPNLVRTYTSARFGVRSHGTTLNEDEAKMLTDYIYHTLAAKASGELCLKYIFSFGAFARSPLLQRASEWKVPTTFIYGTTDWMDYEGAVEARKSMNVPCEVIRVPQGGHFVFIDNPDGFHSAVIYACRKFLSPEPDNQPVPEGLMLV